The proteins below are encoded in one region of Silene latifolia isolate original U9 population chromosome 2, ASM4854445v1, whole genome shotgun sequence:
- the LOC141642399 gene encoding F-box/LRR-repeat protein At3g26922-like: MKPQKRMRSSKVVGLDRLSEMPDQVIVHILSFMPTRDAVKTMLLRRFGNLWTMLPALSFDFDDHDVSDENEDGGYEEKDRIISEAFSRFARFVRNVLLLHRRSTIDSFYLDIGECKSDLVDPCLIDDVQVWLKFATDREVKNLVFHCDYDDKIVLPRCVFTSQSLVTLTLWGSMLVEYVHQSQLHMGALRKLSLVSVTGSNKAFNQLISACPSIQKLKVYNSRGLQDLNIIAPSANRLDLDIDVADRPFTLNCPHVESLNIAVYRQDETSQSNLLDVIDVSSLQDVFVKGLPNDLSGPIIKAYLRHFRNVGDFALSGGAFKQLCCLKKVDILQNSWQSLSLQPRWDNERCLQVIIELMKSSVDLEELVVDAGSSRSEDDDGVLSSELSTSCEMPLLKSVFIYGYGKCREGQLQLIEFVLRNAIILEKLVITCEENKLTAVEELEFLKQVLRFKRASENVIVEFA, encoded by the exons ATGAAACCCCAAAAGCGTATGCGTTCTTCAAAGGTTGTTGGCCTAGATAGGTTGAGTGAGATGCCTGATCAAGTGATTGTGCATATTCTTTCATTTATGCCTACTCGAGATGCTGTTAAAACAATGTTGCTCCGCCGCTTTGGAAATCTCTGGACTATGCTTCCTGCTCTTAGCTTTGATTTCGATGATCACGACGTTAGTGATGAGAACGAGGATGGTGGTTATGAAGAAAAAGACCGAATCATAAGTGAGGCATTTTCACGTTTTGCTCGCTTTGTCCGAAATGTGTTGTTGCTTCATAGAAGATCCACCATCGACTCTTTTTACCTTGATATTGGGGAGTGTAAAAGTGATCTTGTAGATCCATGCCTTATTGACGACGTTCAAGTGTGGCTGAAATTTGCTACCGATAGAGAAGTCAAAAATCTAGTTTTCCATTGTGATTATGATGATAAAATAGTTCTACCTCGATGTGTCTTCACAAGTCAATCTCTAGTTACGCTTACACTCTGGGGTAGTATGCTTGTGGAGTATGTGCATCAATCTCAACTCCACATGGGAGCTTTAAGAAAATTATCGCTTGTCAGTGTTACCGGAAGTAATAAGGCATTCAACCAGTTGATATCTGCATGCCCGTCAATACAAAAACTGAAAGTATACAACTCTCGAGGGTTGCAAGATCTGAACATTATTGCTCCAAGTGCTAATAGGTTGGACCTGGACATAGACGTGGCTGACCGCCCTTTTACTCTTAATTGCCCCCATGTGGAAAGTTTGAATATTGCAGTTTATAGACAAGACGAAACTTCTCAGTCAAATCTGCTGGATGTGATTGATGTTTCCTCCCTTCAAGACGTGTTTGTCAAGGGATTACCTAATGATTTGTCTGGCCCAATAATAAAGGCATATTTGAGGCACTTTCGAAATGTTGGGGATTTTGCATTGTCAGGTGGAGCGTTCAAG CAATTGTGTTGCTTAAAGAAGGTGGATATTCTACAAAATAGTTGGCAGAGTTTGTCTTTGCAGCCACGGTGGGATAATGAAAGATGTCTTCAAGTTATTATTGAGTTGATGAAAAGCTCAGTGGACTTGGAAGAGCTCGTAGTAGATGCTGGATCATCGAGAAGTGAG GATGATGATGGAGTACTTAGCTCAGAGTTATCTACTTCTTGTGAAATGCCCCTACTAAAAAGTGTCTTCATATATGGCTATGGAAAATGTCGTGAAGGTCAGCTCCAGCTAATAGAATTTGTACTGAGAAATGCCATCATCTTGGAAAAATTGGTAATTACGTGTGAGGAGAATAAACTAACAGCCGTTGAGGAGCTTGAGTTTCTTAAGCAAGTATTAAGATTCAAAAGAGCTTCAGAAAATGTAATTGTAGAATTTGCTTGA